Proteins encoded together in one Jeotgalibacillus aurantiacus window:
- a CDS encoding YehS family protein has translation MTNNDILVRLRYALDLKNQEVVEIFALGGYEVTMDDALKILTKTVYDDWGEPIETEDHMKCTNAMLESFLNGLIVFKRGPQQPKPGQSAQPERLIKNQSSVNNALLKKVKIALALKSEEMLEIFQSAGVNVTKGELSALLRKEGHKNYQECGDKYARNFLKGLALKYRS, from the coding sequence ATGACTAATAACGATATACTCGTTCGTTTACGATATGCACTCGATTTAAAAAATCAGGAAGTGGTGGAGATTTTTGCGCTTGGCGGCTATGAAGTTACGATGGATGACGCGCTGAAGATTCTGACCAAAACAGTCTATGATGACTGGGGTGAGCCGATCGAAACGGAAGACCACATGAAGTGTACGAATGCGATGCTGGAGTCATTTTTAAATGGTCTGATTGTGTTTAAACGGGGACCTCAGCAGCCGAAGCCGGGACAGTCTGCGCAGCCGGAGCGGTTAATTAAAAATCAGTCGAGTGTCAACAATGCACTGCTTAAAAAAGTGAAGATTGCACTTGCTTTAAAAAGTGAGGAAATGCTTGAGATTTTTCAATCAGCTGGTGTAAATGTCACAAAAGGTGAATTAAGTGCCCTGTTGCGTAAAGAGGGACACAAAAATTATCAGGAATGCGGAGATAAATACGCGCGTAATTTCCTGAAGGGGTTAGCACTTAAATACCGCTCCTGA
- a CDS encoding carbonic anhydrase, which produces MRMMDRVDTKKVMVITDFDQRVDSSLKEITNRGAEELLVFNSYGALISQPYGCLMRNVILALYNEGVQDIYIVAEKGQHQDLDDLLEKMKEAGITDHTLNTLNYLDAVQHNVLDWLAGPSDVHDAMRKNKELIMKHPLIPKTVTVRTFIIDRETGGYEEVY; this is translated from the coding sequence ATGAGAATGATGGATCGTGTTGATACAAAAAAAGTGATGGTGATTACGGATTTCGATCAGAGAGTAGATTCGTCTTTAAAAGAAATTACAAATCGGGGAGCGGAGGAGCTGCTAGTCTTTAACAGCTATGGTGCCCTGATTTCCCAGCCTTACGGATGTCTGATGAGAAACGTGATTCTAGCCCTTTACAATGAAGGTGTTCAGGACATTTATATTGTGGCAGAGAAAGGGCAGCATCAAGACCTGGATGACCTGCTTGAGAAAATGAAGGAAGCAGGAATCACGGATCACACGTTAAATACCTTGAATTATCTGGATGCCGTCCAGCATAATGTACTTGATTGGCTGGCTGGACCGTCTGATGTCCACGATGCGATGAGAAAAAATAAAGAGCTGATCATGAAGCATCCGCTTATTCCGAAAACGGTGACGGTGCGTACATTTATAATCGACCGTGAAACAGGTGGATATGAGGAGGTTTATTGA
- a CDS encoding DUF2294 domain-containing protein encodes MTKTKGSIEAEISKAITQWEKDFLGRGSVSVKADILRNMIIVCLNGILTPAEYRVCETLDGMLSVKKTRSGLVESGVDTLKQIILDIASVEVTSFYTDISSVTGERIMVFKLNENLEKKLNEK; translated from the coding sequence GTGACGAAGACAAAAGGCTCGATTGAAGCGGAGATCAGCAAGGCGATCACCCAGTGGGAGAAGGATTTTCTTGGGAGAGGTTCAGTGTCTGTAAAGGCAGATATTTTGAGAAATATGATCATTGTCTGTCTAAATGGCATTTTGACACCTGCAGAATACCGTGTGTGTGAAACGCTTGACGGGATGCTGTCTGTTAAAAAAACGCGCTCGGGCCTTGTGGAGTCGGGTGTTGATACGCTGAAACAAATCATACTGGACATCGCTTCAGTTGAAGTGACAAGCTTTTATACCGACATCAGCTCCGTCACAGGTGAGCGTATTATGGTGTTTAAGCTCAATGAAAATCTTGAAAAAAAGCTTAATGAGAAATAA
- a CDS encoding DUF6407 family protein: protein MNFEDFAKDYWKGDLYSFVIEALTFYQMDSTIETEETKSPLPFVYLSSIAEENMLSRLISIATDYPDIEAAFNGRVIRDY, encoded by the coding sequence ATGAACTTTGAGGATTTTGCGAAGGATTATTGGAAAGGGGATCTGTATTCCTTTGTTATAGAAGCACTGACCTTTTATCAGATGGATTCCACGATTGAAACAGAGGAAACGAAAAGTCCTTTACCTTTTGTATACCTCAGTTCGATCGCTGAGGAAAATATGCTGTCGAGACTAATAAGTATTGCCACGGATTATCCTGACATTGAAGCTGCCTTTAACGGCAGGGTGATCAGGGATTACTAG
- a CDS encoding sodium-dependent bicarbonate transport family permease gives MNEIVMQNLLSPVVLFFVLGIIAALVKSDLAFPKALSDALSIYLLIAIGLKGGIELANYSIESVFSPILGALFLGAIIPFLTLGAMRMMGMDLKNAIGLAATYGSISIVTYGAAISFLDQTGTSYEGFMNALVVLMESPAILVSLLLLKVLENKKELSGYAQRAGFVAFPSGLIDKEVIRESLFGKSVFLLMGSLFIGLVLGESAIPAVKPLFIDLYSSILILFLLNMGLIAGQRLPEIRQYGFKLLAFGMVAPLVFGTIGVVVGSLVGLSLGGTALMGVLAGSASYIAAPAALKTSVPEANPSIYLGLSLGVTFPFNLIIGIPVYFEIAKWIQ, from the coding sequence ATGAATGAAATTGTGATGCAAAATTTGCTGTCACCGGTGGTCTTGTTTTTTGTGCTGGGAATTATCGCAGCATTGGTGAAGTCTGATCTGGCTTTTCCGAAAGCACTGAGTGATGCATTAAGTATTTATCTGCTGATTGCGATTGGGCTAAAAGGTGGGATTGAGCTTGCCAACTATTCGATCGAATCTGTTTTCTCTCCGATTCTAGGAGCATTATTTCTAGGTGCAATCATCCCATTCCTTACGCTTGGTGCAATGAGAATGATGGGGATGGATTTGAAAAATGCAATTGGACTTGCAGCCACTTATGGATCCATCAGTATTGTGACATACGGTGCGGCCATTTCGTTTCTTGATCAGACGGGTACCTCTTATGAAGGATTTATGAATGCACTGGTTGTGTTAATGGAAAGCCCGGCGATTCTGGTCTCACTGCTGCTACTGAAGGTACTTGAGAATAAAAAGGAGCTGTCCGGTTATGCACAGCGAGCAGGATTTGTGGCCTTCCCGTCTGGCCTGATTGATAAAGAGGTGATCAGGGAGAGCCTGTTTGGGAAAAGTGTGTTTTTGCTGATGGGCAGTCTTTTCATCGGATTGGTTCTTGGAGAAAGTGCGATCCCGGCTGTAAAACCTTTATTTATAGATTTATATAGCAGTATTCTCATTTTGTTTTTATTAAATATGGGGCTCATTGCCGGTCAGAGACTCCCAGAGATCAGGCAGTACGGGTTCAAGCTTCTGGCCTTTGGTATGGTTGCGCCGCTTGTGTTTGGTACGATCGGTGTCGTCGTTGGAAGTCTTGTTGGATTGTCACTTGGAGGGACTGCCCTGATGGGGGTTCTGGCAGGAAGTGCATCCTATATTGCTGCTCCTGCTGCCTTGAAAACGTCTGTGCCGGAGGCGAATCCGTCGATTTATCTCGGGCTGTCTCTTGGTGTCACGTTTCCGTTTAATTTGATCATTGGGATTCCGGTTTATTTTGAAATCGCAAAATGGATTCAATAA
- a CDS encoding GGDEF domain-containing protein, translating into MEYAVQFQINIFAIAIIIVLYAIMRMRSRVESYSKSLLKVIMLTGAIAIVMEPLTWIFDSKQFPGAYFLEYSTNFLLFLLGPVLGGVMLSYVDYHLFKDPARIKKRMYYQGASILTFFVLIINIFYPVYFYIDPVRNSFSSGDFKDLHYVVLGSFYLYMLFFVLKNRRRTHPYVVLLFIGFFLLPVIGMIVQLFDSKLYFSWTTVVLSVLASYTFLESTTTEEDFLTKLYNRQSYESYLKYLIEGNRRFSVMLMDLNHFKEINDQYGHQRGDEVLVAFGQILKKTCRKSAFVCRLGGDEFVIVIENDQAHSEKIINDIKQTLGRSEDPLLQQLTFSYGYHHYQNSMTMDELYAIVDQKMYQFKRAMKTV; encoded by the coding sequence GTGGAGTATGCTGTTCAGTTTCAAATTAACATCTTTGCCATTGCCATTATCATTGTATTGTATGCAATTATGAGAATGAGGTCGAGGGTTGAGAGCTACAGTAAGTCGTTGTTGAAGGTCATTATGCTGACAGGTGCGATTGCCATTGTGATGGAGCCGCTGACCTGGATTTTTGACAGTAAGCAGTTTCCGGGTGCGTATTTTCTGGAGTATTCAACAAATTTTTTATTGTTTCTTTTGGGACCGGTTCTTGGAGGGGTAATGCTATCATACGTTGACTATCATCTCTTTAAAGATCCTGCACGCATTAAAAAGAGAATGTATTATCAGGGAGCCAGTATACTTACATTCTTTGTTTTAATCATTAATATTTTTTATCCGGTTTATTTTTATATTGATCCGGTGAGAAACAGCTTCAGCAGTGGTGATTTTAAGGATTTGCATTATGTTGTGCTCGGCAGTTTCTATTTGTATATGCTGTTTTTCGTATTGAAAAACAGACGCAGAACCCACCCTTACGTTGTGCTGTTGTTTATCGGCTTTTTTCTTCTTCCGGTTATTGGCATGATTGTTCAGCTGTTTGATTCCAAGCTTTATTTTTCATGGACGACGGTTGTTCTGAGCGTTCTTGCTTCCTATACTTTTCTGGAATCAACCACCACGGAAGAGGACTTTTTAACGAAGCTTTACAACCGGCAAAGCTATGAATCATATTTGAAATATTTAATAGAAGGAAACCGCCGTTTTTCTGTTATGCTGATGGATTTAAATCATTTTAAAGAGATCAATGATCAATATGGACATCAGCGGGGTGATGAAGTATTGGTCGCATTCGGTCAAATATTGAAAAAAACGTGCCGCAAATCTGCATTTGTGTGCAGGCTTGGTGGCGATGAGTTTGTGATTGTAATCGAAAATGATCAGGCACATTCTGAAAAAATCATTAATGATATCAAACAGACGTTAGGCCGTAGTGAGGATCCACTATTGCAGCAGTTAACCTTCAGTTACGGCTACCATCATTACCAGAACTCGATGACGATGGATGAGCTCTACGCAATCGTTGATCAGAAAATGTATCAATTTAAGCGTGCCATGAAAACAGTCTAA